A stretch of the Manis pentadactyla isolate mManPen7 chromosome 16, mManPen7.hap1, whole genome shotgun sequence genome encodes the following:
- the PTCRA gene encoding LOW QUALITY PROTEIN: pre T-cell antigen receptor alpha (The sequence of the model RefSeq protein was modified relative to this genomic sequence to represent the inferred CDS: inserted 1 base in 1 codon): MTGTWLLLLLALGCPALPTDLISFPSSPEVTALLRLAQQGVSGTPFPSLAPPITLLVDGKQQTLVVCLVLDVAPPGLESTIWFSAGNGSALDAFTYGPSPAADGTWTSLAQLSLPSEELAAWETLVCHTGPGAGDHSRSTQPLQLSGEASAARTCLWEPLRGTPGQALLLGVLRLLLFKLLLLDLLLTCGRLRAPPAAXGDPAGPPGPRDPGLAAPRTAPRPDCPLRPQPPPRRELSGPSGWIGLGDGGTTGPRSALPVPPAPQP, from the exons ATGACTGGAACTTGGCTTCTGCTACTCCTGGCCCTTGGGtgtccagccctgcccacag ATcttatttccttcccttcctccccagagGTAACCGCTCTCCTGAGGCTGGCACAACaag GTGTGAGTGGCACACCCTTCCCCTCTCTGGCCCCACCAATCACCCTGCTGGTGGATGGGAAGCAGCAGACACTGGTGGTCTGCCTGGTCCTTGATGTTGCCCCTCCTGGCCTTGAAAGCACCATCTGGTTCTCAGCTGGAAACGGCAGCGCACTGGATGCCTTCACCTATGGCCCTTCCCCAGCAGCAGACGGCACCTGGACTAGCTTGGCTCAGCTCTCCCTGCCCTCTGAGGAACTGGCGGCCTGGGAAACCTTGGTCTGCCACACTGGGCCTGGAGCTGGGGATCACAGCCGGAGCACACAGCCCCTACAGCTTTCAG GAGAGGCTTCCGCAGCCAGGACCTGCCTCTGGGAGCCTCTCAGGG GAACGCCGGGCCAGGCGCTGCTGCTGGGGGTGCTGCGGCTGCTGCTCTTCAAGCTGCTGCTGCTGGACCTGCTGCTGACCTGCGGCCGCCTCCGCGCCCCTCCCGCCG CGGGGGACCCGGCCGGGCCGCCTGGCCCGCGGGATCCCGGGCTCGCCGCGCCGCGCACTGCCCCGCGGCCCGACTGCCCTCTCCGCCCGCAGCCTCCGCCGCGGCGCGAGCTCTCAGGCCCCAGCGGCTGGATTGGCCTCGGTGATGGGGGGACCACAGGCCCAAGGTCCGCCCTGCCCGTCCCGCCAGCGCCGCAGCCCTGA